In one Pseudodesulfovibrio tunisiensis genomic region, the following are encoded:
- a CDS encoding NAD+ synthase — MKIGVLQLNPLVGDLDANADRIVRAAREAAQQGADFSMTPELALCGYPPRDLLLYERFTARVHEVAQRIARELADLPPLLLGAVCPNESGPGKPVFNCAYWCESGRIAATVRKTLLPTYDVFDEARYFEPAPESDGSANIVEFRGRKIAVTVCEDAWNDKEFWEKPPYGRDPLELAARHAPDVIVNLSASPFSLGKQAVREKLLGTVAARHAIPLIYANQIGGNDDLVFDGRSCAFGPDGSLTFRAPGFEEAVSVVDTDAGGTVADDDFSQEAETWRALVLGTRDYARKSGFSKALLGLSGGIDSAVTAVVAAHALGPDNVLCVLMPSPYSSRGSVDDSLQLARNLRTATMTLPIEPAMKAMDSTLSEAFQGCDPDTTEENIQSRIRGNLLMALSNKYRSLLLTTGNKSELAVGYCTIYGDMSGGFAVISDVPKVAVYKLARWINANLNAPIPEDIITKPPSAELRPDQKDQDSLPDYEILDAILEMHIEGQLSEQEIVERGFDAATVHRILHLVNIAEFKRRQAAPGIKITPRSFGTGWRMPLACRRDF; from the coding sequence ATGAAAATCGGCGTACTGCAACTCAATCCCCTTGTCGGCGATCTGGACGCGAATGCGGACCGAATCGTACGCGCCGCGCGCGAGGCCGCGCAACAGGGCGCGGACTTTTCCATGACCCCGGAGCTCGCCCTGTGCGGATATCCGCCCCGGGACCTGCTGCTCTACGAACGGTTCACGGCCCGGGTGCACGAGGTGGCACAGCGCATTGCCCGTGAACTGGCCGACCTGCCTCCGCTCCTGCTCGGCGCGGTCTGTCCCAATGAATCCGGACCGGGCAAACCCGTGTTCAACTGCGCGTACTGGTGCGAATCCGGACGCATTGCAGCCACGGTGCGCAAGACCCTGCTGCCCACCTACGACGTGTTTGACGAGGCCCGGTATTTCGAACCTGCGCCCGAGTCGGACGGCAGCGCCAACATCGTGGAATTCCGAGGAAGAAAAATCGCGGTTACCGTATGCGAAGACGCCTGGAACGACAAGGAATTCTGGGAAAAGCCGCCGTACGGGCGCGACCCTCTGGAGCTTGCGGCACGCCATGCCCCCGACGTGATCGTGAACCTGTCAGCCTCGCCGTTCTCCCTTGGCAAGCAGGCGGTGCGGGAAAAGCTGCTCGGCACGGTCGCGGCGCGACATGCCATTCCCCTGATCTACGCCAACCAGATCGGCGGCAATGACGATCTCGTGTTCGACGGCCGTTCCTGCGCGTTCGGCCCGGACGGCTCCCTGACCTTTCGCGCTCCCGGATTCGAGGAAGCGGTTTCCGTGGTGGACACGGATGCGGGCGGGACCGTGGCCGACGACGATTTTTCGCAGGAAGCCGAGACATGGCGCGCTCTGGTGCTCGGCACCCGGGACTACGCGCGCAAGAGCGGATTTTCCAAGGCCCTGCTCGGCCTGTCCGGCGGCATCGACTCGGCCGTGACCGCGGTTGTGGCAGCCCATGCCCTTGGCCCGGACAACGTGCTGTGCGTACTCATGCCTTCGCCCTATTCCAGTCGGGGCAGCGTGGACGATTCCCTGCAACTGGCCCGCAATCTGCGCACCGCAACCATGACCCTGCCCATCGAACCGGCCATGAAAGCCATGGACAGCACCCTGTCCGAGGCGTTTCAGGGATGTGATCCGGACACCACGGAAGAGAACATCCAGTCCCGCATCCGGGGCAATCTGCTCATGGCCCTGTCCAACAAGTACCGCTCCCTGCTCCTGACCACGGGCAACAAGTCCGAGCTGGCCGTGGGATACTGCACGATCTACGGGGACATGTCCGGGGGGTTCGCCGTGATCTCGGACGTGCCCAAGGTCGCGGTCTACAAGCTGGCCCGCTGGATCAATGCGAACCTGAACGCACCCATCCCGGAGGACATCATCACCAAGCCGCCGTCTGCGGAACTCCGGCCCGATCAGAAGGATCAGGACTCCCTGCCCGACTACGAAATCCTCGACGCGATTCTGGAAATGCACATCGAAGGCCAGCTCTCGGAACAGGAAATCGTGGAAAGGGGATTCGACGCGGCAACGGTCCACCGCATCCTGCATCTGGTGAACATCGCGGAATTCAAGCGCAGGCAGGCCGCGCCCGGAATCAAGATCACCCCGCGCTCCTTTGGCACGGGCTGGCGCATGCCGCTCGCCTGCCGAAGGGACTTCTAG
- the galE gene encoding UDP-glucose 4-epimerase GalE, with the protein MKTKNILVTGGAGYIGSHTCKALAERGYTPVTLDSLIYGHEWAVKWGPLVKGDIADRALLNRVFEEYAPAGVIHFAAFIEVGESVKDPARFYRNNTAGTLNLLEAMRDHGCDRLVFSSTCAVYASPQPVPLPETQAQWPMSPYGWSKFMVERMLEDFGRAYGLRSCPLRYFNAAGADPDGESGEDHDPETHLIPLVLRAARNPDRPITVFGTDYDTPDGTCIRDYIHVSDLAQAHILALHYLEEHESRAFNLGTGNGYSVQEIISAARTVTGVDIQPVLGQRRPGDPARLVADNALARAELGWTPQYEDVETVIRHAWQWMDRYSPISATRD; encoded by the coding sequence ATGAAGACGAAAAACATACTGGTGACCGGCGGGGCCGGATACATAGGCAGTCACACGTGCAAGGCGCTGGCCGAGCGCGGATACACGCCCGTGACGCTGGACAGTCTGATCTACGGCCATGAATGGGCCGTGAAATGGGGCCCGCTGGTCAAGGGCGACATTGCGGACCGCGCCCTGCTGAATCGCGTGTTCGAGGAATACGCTCCTGCCGGGGTGATCCATTTTGCCGCGTTCATCGAGGTCGGGGAGTCCGTGAAGGACCCGGCCCGATTCTACCGCAACAACACCGCAGGCACCCTGAATCTGCTGGAAGCCATGCGCGACCACGGATGCGACCGGCTGGTGTTTTCCTCCACCTGCGCAGTGTATGCCTCGCCCCAGCCCGTGCCCCTGCCCGAGACACAGGCCCAGTGGCCCATGAGCCCCTACGGCTGGAGCAAGTTCATGGTCGAGCGCATGCTTGAGGACTTTGGCCGCGCCTATGGCCTGCGCTCCTGTCCACTTCGGTATTTCAACGCTGCGGGTGCGGACCCGGACGGGGAATCCGGGGAGGATCACGATCCCGAGACCCATCTCATTCCGCTGGTGCTTCGGGCCGCGCGCAACCCGGATCGGCCCATCACCGTGTTCGGCACGGACTACGACACCCCGGACGGCACCTGCATCCGCGACTACATCCATGTCAGCGATCTGGCGCAGGCCCACATTCTGGCCCTGCACTACCTTGAGGAGCACGAATCCCGGGCCTTCAATCTCGGCACGGGCAACGGCTATTCCGTGCAGGAGATCATCAGTGCGGCGCGCACGGTCACGGGTGTGGACATTCAGCCCGTCCTCGGCCAGCGCAGGCCCGGCGATCCGGCCCGGCTGGTGGCGGACAATGCCCTGGCCCGGGCCGAGCTGGGCTGGACCCCGCAATACGAGGACGTGGAAACCGTGATCCGTCACGCATGGCAGTGGATGGACCGGTATTCTCCGATTTCCGCGACCCGGGACTGA
- a CDS encoding PAS domain-containing hybrid sensor histidine kinase/response regulator, translated as MVDDAKRTREELIRELEFLRRENRNLRGRGTEYFRDFFERAPLGYQSLDRDGRILEANQAWLQLLGYEQSEVLGKWFGEFLTPDSRELFKGRFPRFLEIGEVRNVIFEMVRKDGSLLLAAFDGRVGHDEQGGFRQTHCILHDVGEDWRGRDALLESEHNYRTLFENSVVGLYQSTPDGRFVNVNPALATLLGYGSPEELMQSIACIGQELYPEPADRDRLLRVLREKGEILGHETRFRRKDGSEVWVSENARAVRDESTGELSLLEGSLVDVTARVLANRELLHSQKRLHAILDGIDADVYVSDLETHEVLFINKHMVETFGECLPGVPCWSHFRNDSGQCSHCRKPWLLSTGGKDASTEVYEGFNPISKRWYLNHDRVIEWLEGRLVHMHLAADITRLKRMEEQLTRAKAQAEQASLAKNEFLANMSHEIRTPLNGLLGILQLLRFSDLTPEQRNYLGLAMKSGRGLLHVLNDILDLSKVESGKVELEETDFEIGSLMDSVVSVFRHPAEKRGVQCSWDMDPGLPNCFRGDKGRLRQILFNLVGNAVKFTQSGRVRVEGYPLGQTPDGRTRLYFEVDDSGIGIPEDKLKAVFDPFFQVDGSYTRKYQGTGLGLGIARRLVGLMDGNMSISSEEGKGTNIAFCVTVKSAGQAECESCAYPLASLPRVTGLRILLAEDERINRVVVERLLNQLGHVCVCVETGEDALDQLGRKQFDCVLMDIQMPGMDGLETTRAIRSDLDLEIPVIALTAHAMQQDRARFLEAGMNGYVPKPFEVGDLEAEIQRVMRRD; from the coding sequence ATGGTCGATGACGCGAAAAGGACACGGGAAGAGCTGATCAGGGAGCTGGAATTCCTGCGAAGGGAAAACCGGAACCTGCGCGGGCGCGGAACCGAATACTTTCGGGATTTCTTCGAACGCGCGCCTCTCGGATACCAGTCTCTGGATCGTGACGGGCGAATCCTCGAGGCGAATCAGGCATGGCTGCAACTGCTCGGCTACGAGCAGTCCGAAGTCCTTGGAAAGTGGTTCGGGGAATTCCTGACACCGGATTCGCGGGAACTGTTCAAGGGCCGTTTTCCCCGTTTTCTCGAGATCGGCGAAGTCCGCAACGTGATTTTCGAGATGGTTCGCAAGGATGGTTCCCTGCTGCTGGCCGCGTTCGACGGACGTGTCGGCCATGATGAGCAGGGCGGTTTTCGGCAGACCCACTGCATTCTTCATGATGTTGGCGAGGACTGGCGCGGCAGGGATGCCCTGCTGGAGAGCGAACACAATTATCGGACACTGTTCGAGAACTCCGTGGTCGGGCTGTACCAGTCCACCCCGGACGGCAGGTTCGTGAACGTGAATCCGGCTCTGGCGACCCTGCTGGGCTATGGCTCGCCGGAAGAGCTCATGCAGTCGATCGCGTGCATCGGTCAGGAACTGTATCCAGAGCCTGCGGACAGGGATCGGCTGCTCAGGGTGCTGCGGGAAAAGGGCGAGATTCTCGGCCATGAAACCCGGTTCCGGCGCAAGGACGGGTCCGAGGTCTGGGTTTCCGAGAATGCGCGGGCCGTCCGGGACGAAAGCACGGGGGAACTGTCGCTGCTGGAAGGGTCGCTTGTGGACGTGACCGCAAGGGTGCTGGCCAATCGCGAGCTGCTGCATTCGCAAAAGCGGCTGCATGCCATTCTCGACGGCATTGACGCGGATGTGTACGTGTCCGATCTGGAGACTCACGAGGTGCTGTTCATCAACAAGCACATGGTCGAGACCTTTGGCGAATGTCTGCCGGGCGTGCCCTGCTGGAGCCACTTCCGCAACGATTCCGGACAATGTTCCCATTGCCGGAAACCCTGGCTGCTGAGTACCGGGGGCAAGGATGCGTCCACCGAGGTGTACGAGGGGTTCAACCCGATTTCCAAACGGTGGTATCTGAATCACGACCGTGTCATCGAATGGCTGGAAGGACGCCTTGTGCACATGCATCTTGCCGCGGACATCACCCGGCTCAAGCGCATGGAGGAGCAGCTCACCCGGGCCAAGGCACAGGCAGAGCAGGCAAGCCTTGCCAAGAATGAATTTCTCGCCAACATGAGCCACGAAATCCGGACGCCTCTGAACGGGCTGCTCGGCATCCTGCAACTGCTGCGGTTCTCCGACCTGACCCCGGAACAGCGGAATTATCTGGGGCTGGCAATGAAGTCCGGGCGCGGCCTGCTGCATGTGCTCAACGACATTCTGGATCTCTCCAAGGTCGAGTCCGGCAAGGTTGAACTGGAGGAAACGGATTTCGAGATCGGGTCGCTCATGGATTCCGTGGTTTCGGTTTTCCGGCATCCTGCGGAAAAACGCGGAGTGCAGTGCTCGTGGGACATGGACCCGGGGCTGCCCAACTGCTTTCGCGGGGACAAGGGACGACTTCGCCAGATTCTCTTCAATCTGGTGGGCAATGCGGTCAAGTTCACCCAGTCCGGGCGTGTCCGCGTCGAGGGATATCCTCTGGGCCAGACTCCGGACGGCAGGACCCGGTTGTATTTTGAAGTGGATGATTCCGGCATCGGCATTCCCGAGGACAAACTCAAGGCCGTGTTCGATCCCTTTTTCCAGGTGGATGGCTCGTACACGCGCAAATATCAGGGAACCGGCCTCGGCCTTGGCATTGCGCGGCGTCTGGTCGGCCTGATGGACGGCAACATGTCCATTTCCAGCGAAGAGGGGAAAGGCACCAACATCGCCTTTTGCGTCACGGTGAAGTCAGCCGGGCAGGCAGAATGCGAAAGTTGCGCCTATCCGCTGGCTTCCCTGCCGCGGGTTACGGGGTTGCGCATCCTTCTGGCCGAGGATGAGCGCATAAATCGCGTTGTGGTCGAAAGGCTGCTCAATCAGCTGGGCCATGTCTGCGTGTGCGTGGAAACCGGGGAGGATGCACTGGATCAATTGGGCCGCAAGCAGTTCGATTGCGTGCTCATGGACATTCAGATGCCGGGCATGGATGGTCTCGAGACCACCCGGGCCATTCGGTCCGATCTTGATCTGGAGATTCCGGTCATTGCCCTGACAGCCCATGCCATGCAGCAGGATCGCGCTCGATTTCTGGAGGCCGGAATGAATGGGTACGTGCCCAAGCCGTTCGAGGTCGGTGATCTGGAAGCCGAAATCCAGCGCGTGATGCGCCGGGATTGA
- a CDS encoding transcription antitermination factor NusB, with protein MTRTRSPKPLPIARAVALEALFRCLEQGQDVQAALDTALTDHAPEQRDAALATELTYGYLRLKGRLDYVLSRFIKDPSHLPPKMALALGVAAYEILSLDRVPAYASVDWAVDFAKTKPGARLSGLFNAVLRRVSELGDTALDPDFYARDAGKIEFLSRVYACPEWLVTLWIAAYGEENALKYLEAQCQPPALGVNLFRHPDADQLYGDLAGHEDLMDVEGMCFALPSGASLPRVDTPIHRQSFAARQALEQLRPETWDAPVWDACAGRGGKTRVLLEKGIPVFASDVHKGRLAALRRELPDVKAFEAPADSAQPPEVPGTILLDLPCSGLGVLSRRPDAKWKRTPADLAKLAQLQRDILDNAATRVRPGGMVAIITCTLNPDENETQVQRFLADNPGAAMEIQWTTPADSRLNEFFYAALVRMPK; from the coding sequence ATGACTCGGACCCGATCCCCGAAACCCCTTCCCATTGCCCGTGCCGTTGCCCTGGAGGCCCTGTTCCGCTGTCTGGAGCAGGGGCAGGACGTGCAGGCCGCACTCGACACGGCCCTGACCGATCATGCGCCGGAACAGCGCGACGCCGCACTGGCCACGGAACTGACCTACGGCTACCTGCGGCTCAAGGGCAGGCTGGACTACGTCCTGTCCCGGTTCATCAAGGACCCGTCGCATCTGCCCCCGAAAATGGCGCTGGCCCTTGGCGTAGCCGCCTATGAAATCCTTTCTCTGGACCGAGTCCCGGCATACGCCAGCGTGGATTGGGCCGTGGATTTCGCCAAGACCAAGCCCGGAGCCCGGCTTTCCGGCCTGTTCAACGCAGTGCTTCGCCGGGTGTCCGAACTCGGGGATACGGCTCTGGACCCGGATTTCTATGCCAGGGATGCTGGCAAGATCGAATTCCTTTCCCGGGTCTATGCCTGCCCGGAATGGCTGGTCACGCTCTGGATCGCCGCATACGGCGAGGAAAACGCACTCAAGTATCTGGAGGCCCAGTGCCAGCCCCCCGCGCTCGGCGTGAACCTGTTCCGACACCCGGACGCGGACCAACTCTACGGCGACCTTGCCGGCCACGAGGACCTCATGGACGTGGAGGGCATGTGCTTTGCCCTGCCGTCCGGCGCGTCCCTGCCCAGGGTCGACACGCCCATTCACCGCCAGTCCTTTGCCGCGCGTCAGGCATTGGAACAGCTCCGCCCCGAGACATGGGACGCTCCAGTGTGGGACGCCTGTGCCGGACGCGGCGGCAAGACCCGCGTGCTTCTGGAAAAGGGAATTCCGGTCTTTGCCAGTGACGTGCACAAGGGCAGGCTGGCTGCGCTCCGGCGCGAACTGCCCGACGTGAAGGCGTTCGAGGCTCCGGCCGATTCGGCCCAGCCGCCCGAGGTGCCGGGCACCATCCTGCTGGACCTGCCCTGTTCCGGACTGGGCGTGCTCTCCCGCAGGCCGGACGCCAAATGGAAGCGGACCCCGGCGGACCTCGCCAAACTGGCCCAGCTCCAGCGGGACATTCTGGACAATGCCGCAACCCGGGTCCGCCCCGGCGGCATGGTCGCTATCATCACCTGCACCCTGAACCCGGACGAAAACGAAACGCAGGTGCAGCGTTTTCTCGCGGACAATCCCGGGGCTGCCATGGAAATCCAGTGGACCACCCCGGCGGACTCGAGACTGAACGAATTCTTTTACGCGGCCCTGGTCCGCATGCCGAAGTAA
- a CDS encoding WD40 repeat domain-containing protein — protein sequence MSYGNAILRGMKSLLAGLAAAGPALFAAIALDGAGLNLNGPGGWIAGGIFVLLYCIALAIYFRPLEILFASAFWTAALMSISFFTASPDSLPNRIAHDMAWDFRAEGQHDPEALLMAYDAHRSRITDIAVSPDNSIIASAGTDGRIALHEFPSGRFIRALKCQEPADMIRFSPDNALLLARTRSGQAQIWNPATGTLKARIGLRPGVQFADFAADSQHVIATEGRLVALWEPGGMETRWTVETQGGIAAAALTPDRTGLLVAYADGQSSMEMYDVDTGALINRFRPPCVPLRVLALSPDTENVAAANGLLAHGAVLRRLASLGRADNLKGTGGFIRRLAFNPEGDLLAPSGERIHGIIWDLNNDQSAIPVPGHKGAVGAATFTPDNAFLVTGDASGTVRIWKLNALLNQ from the coding sequence ATGAGTTACGGCAACGCCATATTGCGCGGTATGAAAAGCCTGCTTGCCGGACTTGCGGCGGCCGGTCCGGCCCTGTTTGCGGCCATCGCCCTTGACGGAGCGGGCCTGAACCTGAACGGACCGGGCGGATGGATCGCGGGCGGCATCTTCGTTCTGCTCTACTGCATTGCCCTGGCCATCTATTTCCGGCCTCTGGAAATCCTGTTCGCCTCCGCGTTCTGGACCGCCGCCCTGATGAGCATTTCCTTTTTCACGGCCTCGCCGGACAGCCTGCCGAACCGCATAGCCCATGACATGGCCTGGGATTTCCGCGCCGAGGGACAGCACGATCCCGAAGCCCTGCTCATGGCCTACGACGCGCACCGCAGCCGGATCACGGACATCGCGGTTTCCCCGGACAACAGCATCATTGCCTCGGCCGGAACCGACGGACGCATCGCCCTGCATGAATTTCCCTCGGGCCGATTCATCCGCGCCCTGAAATGCCAGGAGCCTGCGGACATGATCCGCTTCTCCCCGGACAATGCCCTGCTGCTGGCCCGAACCAGGTCGGGACAGGCCCAGATATGGAATCCGGCCACGGGAACGCTCAAGGCCAGAATCGGCCTGCGCCCGGGCGTGCAATTTGCGGATTTCGCGGCGGACAGTCAGCACGTGATCGCCACCGAAGGCCGACTCGTTGCCCTGTGGGAACCCGGCGGCATGGAAACCCGATGGACCGTGGAAACGCAGGGCGGGATTGCCGCCGCAGCCCTGACCCCGGACCGCACCGGCCTGCTCGTGGCCTATGCCGACGGGCAGTCGTCCATGGAAATGTACGACGTGGACACCGGTGCACTCATCAATCGATTTCGACCGCCGTGCGTGCCCCTGCGCGTGCTCGCGCTTTCCCCGGACACGGAAAACGTGGCTGCGGCCAACGGACTGCTTGCGCACGGCGCCGTGCTGCGCAGGCTGGCCAGTCTGGGCCGCGCCGACAATCTCAAGGGCACGGGCGGATTCATCCGCAGGCTGGCCTTCAATCCCGAAGGCGACCTGCTCGCCCCGTCCGGCGAACGCATCCACGGCATCATCTGGGACCTGAACAACGACCAGTCCGCCATTCCGGTGCCCGGACACAAGGGAGCCGTGGGCGCGGCAACGTTCACGCCCGACAACGCCTTTCTCGTGACCGGCGATGCCAGCGGAACCGTTCGCATATGGAAACTCAACGCCTTGCTGAATCAGTAA
- a CDS encoding S8 family serine peptidase: MPFGPVADAEQSAQDKPEAEPSAESESPSSEPPVPADATFDPVPDEAELELGLHSAFFAFPEADNTLAMSTTWNQWASFSSPPQPFPAPGRFLSMPIHPESPQPESPEMEDDPSSTTSRHEFVQWQYSNPTHPGVDLNMANVWEEFTGKGVKVAVIDNGMEYTHPELGHSYMPEYGYDGQLDINDPTPKAEHENHGTQCASLIVGANDGQGITGVAYDASFSAIRIGLNGSPMTDSQMADAIHHADFADVVNMSYRSIAFQNAPLENAAYTDLVEHGRDGLGSLLFRAPGNDRLDGMYSVTDTAAFNPGMNLVGAIEATGKFAKFSTPSSATLVTAPGDDIWLADRVPPHGDNPDGSYIQLWGTSYSTPMASGVAALMLEANPNLGYRDVQAIMSMTARHTENATSDDNIGQWDWQINGAHDWNNGGMHASHDYGFGLVDAKGAVRLAESWDQGVHTASNVITTSVSAHPNAPLPDADGTCLDSSVTVTDSMTVEYVQAEVTVAGLVPSQLALALYSPSGTESWLLYTPPSEWDAGIEQSGMHSLTALFGSTQCRGELSSGEWRLAAWDLVTGTEHTLEDWTLTLHGAPQDNNDLYVFTDEFGEHAAQDALRAELADNAGIDTINASACSTDSLIDLRAGETSIIDGTELTIAWGTTIENAHAGDGNDTLVGNLADNQLFGWRGDDTLCGGAGQDKLTGGTGSDVFLYQSTNQGGDTVLDFTLGQDLFAFSHAEFGWSETGFLDADHFFTSLMDMNVNEACFVFEADTLYYDADGTGDSAAITIAEIAGDDVQADSIALV; the protein is encoded by the coding sequence ATGCCCTTCGGTCCGGTGGCGGATGCCGAACAATCCGCACAGGACAAGCCCGAAGCAGAGCCTTCAGCGGAGTCGGAAAGTCCTTCTTCCGAGCCTCCGGTCCCGGCAGATGCGACATTCGACCCGGTGCCGGATGAGGCAGAACTGGAACTGGGGCTGCATTCCGCATTTTTCGCCTTTCCCGAGGCGGACAACACCCTGGCCATGTCCACGACATGGAATCAATGGGCCAGCTTTTCCAGCCCCCCACAGCCCTTTCCCGCGCCGGGCAGATTCCTTTCCATGCCCATTCACCCGGAATCGCCACAGCCCGAATCTCCGGAAATGGAAGACGATCCCTCCTCCACCACTTCAAGGCACGAATTCGTCCAGTGGCAGTACAGCAATCCGACACACCCCGGGGTGGACCTGAACATGGCCAACGTGTGGGAGGAATTCACGGGCAAGGGCGTGAAGGTGGCGGTCATCGACAACGGCATGGAATACACCCACCCGGAACTCGGCCACAGCTACATGCCGGAATACGGCTATGACGGTCAGCTCGACATCAACGACCCCACGCCCAAGGCCGAACACGAAAATCACGGGACCCAATGCGCCAGCCTGATCGTAGGGGCAAACGACGGTCAGGGCATTACCGGGGTGGCCTACGACGCGTCCTTCTCGGCCATCCGCATCGGCCTGAACGGCAGCCCCATGACCGACTCGCAGATGGCAGACGCGATTCATCACGCGGATTTCGCGGACGTGGTCAACATGAGCTACCGAAGCATCGCGTTTCAGAACGCACCATTGGAAAATGCGGCCTACACCGACCTTGTCGAACATGGCCGCGACGGGCTCGGCTCGCTCCTGTTCAGGGCTCCAGGCAATGACCGCCTTGACGGAATGTATTCCGTCACGGATACCGCCGCGTTCAATCCGGGCATGAATCTGGTCGGGGCCATCGAAGCCACCGGGAAATTCGCCAAATTTTCCACACCCTCGTCAGCCACCCTGGTCACGGCTCCGGGCGACGACATCTGGCTGGCGGACCGAGTGCCGCCTCACGGCGACAATCCCGACGGCAGCTACATCCAGCTTTGGGGCACATCCTATTCCACGCCCATGGCCTCCGGAGTTGCCGCACTCATGCTGGAGGCCAACCCGAATCTGGGCTACCGCGACGTGCAGGCCATCATGTCCATGACAGCCCGCCACACGGAAAACGCCACCTCCGACGACAACATCGGTCAATGGGATTGGCAGATCAACGGCGCACACGACTGGAACAACGGCGGCATGCACGCCAGCCACGACTACGGCTTCGGCCTTGTGGATGCAAAAGGCGCAGTGCGTCTGGCCGAATCATGGGATCAGGGTGTGCATACCGCGTCCAACGTGATCACCACCTCGGTTTCGGCCCACCCGAACGCACCGCTCCCGGACGCAGACGGCACCTGTCTGGACAGTTCGGTCACGGTAACCGACTCGATGACAGTGGAATATGTGCAGGCGGAAGTGACCGTTGCCGGGCTTGTGCCATCACAGCTCGCTCTGGCCCTGTATTCTCCGTCCGGCACGGAGAGCTGGCTTTTATACACCCCGCCCTCGGAATGGGATGCCGGAATCGAGCAGAGCGGCATGCATTCCCTGACCGCCCTGTTCGGCTCCACCCAGTGCCGGGGCGAACTGTCCTCCGGCGAATGGCGACTGGCCGCATGGGATCTGGTCACGGGAACGGAACACACGCTGGAAGACTGGACCCTGACCCTGCATGGCGCTCCGCAGGACAACAACGACCTGTACGTGTTCACGGACGAATTCGGGGAACACGCAGCGCAGGACGCGTTGCGCGCCGAGCTGGCCGACAATGCCGGGATCGACACCATCAATGCCTCGGCCTGCTCCACGGATTCGCTCATTGACCTGCGGGCCGGAGAAACCAGCATCATTGACGGGACCGAACTGACCATTGCCTGGGGAACCACCATTGAGAATGCGCACGCCGGGGACGGCAACGACACGCTTGTCGGCAACCTTGCGGACAACCAGCTGTTCGGCTGGCGCGGTGACGACACCTTGTGCGGCGGAGCAGGACAGGACAAGCTCACGGGCGGAACCGGGTCGGACGTGTTCCTGTACCAGAGCACGAATCAGGGTGGTGACACCGTGCTCGACTTCACTCTGGGGCAGGACCTCTTCGCCTTTTCCCATGCGGAATTCGGCTGGTCCGAAACGGGCTTTCTGGACGCAGACCATTTCTTCACCAGCCTGATGGACATGAATGTGAACGAGGCGTGTTTCGTCTTCGAGGCGGACACGCTGTATTACGATGCTGACGGAACAGGGGACAGCGCCGCCATCACCATTGCGGAAATCGCCGGGGACGATGTTCAGGCGGACAGCATCGCGCTGGTCTGA
- a CDS encoding ABC transporter substrate-binding protein translates to MCSTARCCTGRGGAPGVVLFALAESAGGDGIVAQPGLDSLADLSGRVVGLHKSSTSYFFFLTALERAGVDEENLRVREMLSEDMTRAFLAGELDAAVTWQPWLERMARRPGAHVLVSSRDFPRTIVDVLVMRKQMADDAPQVCMGLARAWFDAVDWMQSHPVEANAIIGDALGIAPNRVADMLAGVRFLGREENREFLARSRPGNIFEVADRAGRFWTQRGFIDSHANRGFIAPEYVSGALRGPDRVGR, encoded by the coding sequence ATGTGCTCGACCGCGAGGTGCTGCACCGGGCGCGGCGGCGCACCGGGCGTGGTGCTGTTCGCGCTGGCCGAATCCGCGGGCGGAGACGGGATCGTGGCGCAGCCGGGGCTGGACTCGCTGGCCGATCTGTCGGGCCGTGTGGTGGGGCTGCACAAGAGTTCCACGTCCTATTTCTTCTTTCTCACGGCTCTGGAACGCGCCGGAGTGGACGAGGAGAATCTGCGCGTGCGGGAGATGCTTTCCGAGGACATGACCCGGGCGTTTCTGGCCGGGGAGCTGGACGCGGCCGTGACGTGGCAGCCGTGGCTGGAGCGCATGGCCCGCAGGCCGGGCGCGCATGTGCTGGTCTCGTCCCGGGATTTTCCGCGTACCATTGTGGATGTGTTGGTGATGCGAAAACAGATGGCGGACGATGCGCCGCAGGTCTGCATGGGGCTGGCCCGGGCATGGTTCGATGCCGTGGACTGGATGCAATCCCATCCCGTGGAGGCCAATGCCATCATCGGGGATGCGCTGGGCATTGCTCCCAACCGGGTGGCCGACATGCTGGCGGGGGTGCGTTTCCTCGGTCGGGAGGAGAACCGGGAGTTCCTTGCCCGTTCCCGGCCCGGCAACATCTTCGAGGTTGCGGATCGCGCCGGGCGTTTCTGGACCCAGCGCGGATTCATCGATTCCCATGCGAACCGGGGATTCATTGCCCCGGAATACGTGAGCGGGGCCCTGCGTGGCCCGGATCGTGTCGGCCGCTAG